The Exiguobacterium aurantiacum DSM 6208 genome includes a window with the following:
- a CDS encoding response regulator transcription factor, translated as MELTQTRIAIVDDHELFREGLKRIFDLEDEFYVVAEGRTGLDAIRIANEHNPEIMILDINMPDLNGIEATKQLSLLSPDTRVLILSIHDDESYITHALEAGASGFLLKEVASTELISAVRSVAKDGAYLHPKVTTNVLKEYRRLLQIKDEHAGRNVENRTDDPVYQLLSRREVEVLHLLADGRSNRDISDMLFISEKTVKNHVSSVLRKMDVNDRTQAVVDAIRRGWVEI; from the coding sequence ATGGAACTGACACAGACACGCATCGCGATCGTCGATGACCACGAGCTGTTTCGCGAAGGCTTGAAACGGATTTTTGATTTAGAGGACGAATTTTACGTCGTTGCCGAAGGACGCACCGGGCTCGACGCGATCCGTATCGCAAACGAGCACAACCCGGAAATCATGATTCTCGACATCAACATGCCGGACTTGAACGGAATCGAGGCGACGAAACAGTTGTCCCTCCTCTCGCCGGACACGCGCGTCCTCATCTTGTCGATCCATGACGATGAGTCATACATCACGCATGCGCTCGAAGCGGGGGCATCTGGCTTCTTGCTCAAAGAAGTCGCCTCGACCGAGCTCATCTCGGCCGTCCGTTCGGTCGCCAAGGACGGGGCGTATTTGCACCCGAAAGTGACGACGAACGTACTGAAAGAATATCGCCGCCTTCTGCAAATCAAAGATGAACATGCCGGCCGCAACGTCGAGAATCGCACGGACGATCCCGTCTATCAGTTGTTGTCACGCCGTGAAGTCGAAGTGCTCCACTTGCTCGCCGATGGCCGTTCGAACCGCGACATTAGCGACATGTTGTTCATCAGCGAGAAGACGGTCAAAAACCACGTCTCGTCCGTCCTTCGTAAAATGGACGTGAACGACCGGACACAAGCCGTCGTCGACGCGATTCGCCGCGGATGGGTCGAGATTTGA
- a CDS encoding sensor histidine kinase translates to MNHITDRTALEHIITNMIDTVTESKEEIVRITESSANEYSLIQNELKDLTEKIEFYIAESDRLDLLVKAAKNKLVQVSKKFHIHSEQEIRDAYERANQMQLERFLVQKEEMNAQQRRNDLERRLLVLEDTIERAEKLVSRVSVVLNFLRDDLQQEYSDMMKKQEMAISVFEAAERERRHLAREMHDGPAQSLAHILIRADLIEKTFDKRGKDEAFAELHELKRLIRGALVDVRRLIYDLRPMSLDDLGFLPTLERYLHQTEEYTTIKTRLNYRGNRARLPEKLEINVFRLVQEAVQNAIKHSKTSEIIVNVEQAHDAIHIHVRDHGVGFVPSTIGEESFGIVGMRERIELVNGSITIDSEVGKGTVVRMSIPIT, encoded by the coding sequence GTGAATCATATTACCGATCGTACAGCTTTAGAACATATCATAACAAATATGATTGATACGGTGACGGAAAGTAAAGAGGAGATCGTCCGGATAACCGAGAGTTCGGCCAACGAGTATTCGTTGATTCAAAACGAGTTGAAAGATTTGACGGAAAAGATTGAATTTTATATTGCGGAATCGGACCGGCTCGATTTGCTCGTGAAAGCGGCGAAGAACAAGCTCGTCCAAGTGAGCAAGAAGTTTCATATACATAGCGAACAAGAGATCCGGGACGCCTATGAGCGGGCGAACCAGATGCAGCTCGAGCGTTTCCTCGTCCAAAAAGAAGAGATGAACGCCCAGCAGCGCCGAAACGACCTCGAGCGCAGATTGCTCGTCCTCGAGGACACGATCGAACGGGCCGAAAAGCTCGTCAGCCGGGTGTCCGTCGTCTTGAACTTCTTACGTGACGACTTGCAACAAGAGTATTCGGACATGATGAAAAAACAAGAGATGGCGATCAGCGTCTTCGAGGCGGCGGAGCGCGAGCGGCGCCACCTCGCCCGTGAGATGCACGACGGACCGGCGCAATCGCTTGCTCATATATTGATTCGGGCCGACTTGATCGAGAAGACGTTCGACAAACGCGGCAAGGACGAGGCGTTCGCCGAACTGCATGAGTTGAAGCGACTCATAAGAGGCGCCCTCGTCGACGTGCGGCGGCTCATCTATGACCTCCGTCCGATGTCGCTCGATGACCTCGGCTTCTTGCCGACGCTCGAGCGTTACCTTCATCAGACGGAGGAATACACGACGATCAAGACACGGCTCAACTATCGAGGCAACCGGGCGCGTCTCCCGGAGAAGCTTGAGATCAACGTGTTCCGCCTCGTCCAAGAGGCCGTCCAAAACGCGATCAAGCATTCGAAGACATCAGAAATTATCGTCAACGTCGAACAAGCGCACGACGCGATTCACATCCACGTGCGCGATCACGGCGTCGGCTTCGTCCCGAGCACGATCGGGGAGGAATCGTTCGGCATCGTAGGGATGCGCGAACGGATCGAGCTCGTAAATGGCAGCATCACCATCGATTCGGAAGTCGGCAAAGGGACGGTCGTCCGCATGTCGATTCCGATCACGTAA
- a CDS encoding LCP family protein, giving the protein MEQPPRKKRPPWKAIIIALGIVLALGGAAFGYFVFKANETAENANDELNRGDKSDRRDDTVDLTKDHFSVLLAGVDGGASLEEGRTDSLMVATFNKESRQVTLVSIPRDAYVDIVTTDGEFKDKINHAYSYGGIDTTIATVENLFDIPIDYYATINFDGIEDLVDAVGGVEVDVLIPISGRATGNVELEPGVQTLNGKEALAYARMRKDDPEGDVGRATRQQQVLEAIINEATTINSFTKLNRIMNAVGNNIRTNMSLAEASQLQPYMKSLRSFNQETLAGDDLTIGGVYYYEIDEADLADKQALLKTELGLPVTAGTDSDTEEESDDDGLSETTTY; this is encoded by the coding sequence ATGGAACAACCCCCTCGTAAGAAACGTCCCCCATGGAAAGCCATCATCATCGCCCTCGGCATCGTCCTCGCCCTCGGCGGTGCGGCGTTCGGGTACTTCGTCTTCAAGGCGAACGAGACGGCCGAGAACGCGAACGATGAGCTCAACCGTGGCGACAAATCGGACCGTCGTGACGACACGGTCGACTTGACGAAAGATCACTTCTCCGTCCTCTTGGCCGGCGTCGATGGCGGTGCCTCGCTCGAGGAAGGACGGACCGACTCCCTCATGGTGGCGACGTTCAACAAGGAATCTCGCCAAGTCACACTCGTCAGCATCCCGCGTGACGCGTACGTCGACATCGTCACGACGGACGGCGAGTTCAAGGACAAGATCAACCATGCCTACTCGTACGGCGGCATCGACACGACGATCGCCACGGTCGAGAACTTGTTCGACATCCCGATCGACTACTATGCGACCATCAACTTTGATGGGATCGAAGACCTCGTCGATGCGGTCGGCGGCGTCGAGGTCGACGTGTTGATCCCGATCTCGGGCCGAGCGACCGGAAACGTCGAGCTCGAACCGGGCGTCCAGACGCTGAACGGCAAAGAGGCGCTCGCCTACGCCCGGATGCGCAAAGACGACCCCGAGGGTGACGTCGGTCGTGCGACACGCCAGCAGCAAGTGCTCGAGGCGATCATCAACGAGGCGACGACGATCAACTCGTTCACGAAACTGAACCGGATCATGAACGCCGTCGGCAACAACATCCGGACGAACATGTCGCTCGCAGAGGCGTCACAGCTCCAGCCGTACATGAAGTCGCTCCGCTCGTTCAACCAAGAGACGCTCGCAGGTGACGACTTGACGATCGGCGGCGTCTACTACTACGAGATCGACGAGGCGGACCTCGCCGACAAACAAGCGCTCCTCAAGACCGAACTCGGACTGCCGGTCACGGCCGGCACCGATTCTGACACGGAAGAAGAGTCGGACGACGACGGACTCAGTGAAAC
- a CDS encoding YigZ family protein, whose translation MSAEPNYTIKQDGEYEVVIQKSKFIAHFKRVETEEEAQAFIQTIKKAHWNANHNCSAYIIGERNEHQKANDDGEPSGTAGMPMLEVLRKRQLKDTVVVITRYFGGIKLGGGGLIRAYGGTVSEGLDAVGIVERVPMQRLTLSVDYGWIGKVENELRQSDYLLDDIVYAEDVTFHVSVPVEATETALAWLVDLTNGQGGLETQDVRIIERDFVR comes from the coding sequence ATGTCTGCTGAACCAAATTATACTATAAAACAAGATGGAGAATACGAGGTCGTCATTCAAAAGTCAAAATTCATCGCCCACTTCAAACGGGTCGAGACCGAAGAAGAGGCGCAAGCGTTCATCCAGACGATCAAGAAGGCGCATTGGAACGCCAACCATAACTGTTCGGCCTACATCATCGGAGAACGGAACGAGCACCAGAAGGCGAACGATGACGGCGAACCGAGCGGCACGGCCGGGATGCCGATGCTTGAAGTGCTGCGCAAACGACAGTTGAAAGACACGGTCGTCGTCATCACCCGTTATTTCGGCGGCATCAAACTCGGCGGCGGCGGACTCATCCGGGCCTACGGCGGTACGGTGAGCGAAGGGCTCGATGCGGTCGGTATCGTCGAGCGTGTCCCGATGCAACGGCTGACGCTGTCCGTCGATTACGGCTGGATCGGGAAAGTCGAAAACGAACTGCGCCAATCAGACTATCTCCTCGATGACATCGTCTATGCCGAGGATGTCACGTTCCACGTCTCCGTCCCGGTCGAAGCGACCGAGACCGCCCTCGCCTGGCTCGTCGACTTGACGAACGGACAAGGGGGACTCGAGACCCAGGACGTCCGTATCATCGAACGTGATTTTGTGCGGTAG